A part of Biomphalaria glabrata chromosome 3, xgBioGlab47.1, whole genome shotgun sequence genomic DNA contains:
- the LOC129925061 gene encoding LOW QUALITY PROTEIN: zinc transporter 6-like (The sequence of the model RefSeq protein was modified relative to this genomic sequence to represent the inferred CDS: substituted 1 base at 1 genomic stop codon): MNGLTTSHSYQKDDRIHGLNTHGTIYPFSSLHQPTTLGIFIRELAKLIYSQEAKQICCFLGFCLISSILLLYWCHSTNSMALTAFSFLLIFDVLSLLTCLLSVXVQSQQPSSAYSFGYERFEVLAVFSCTMLAQLGAFFILKESIECLLFPPDVHTGRLLVGTMYGLFVHLSVIYAVKNRAFNHVIDASSSSWLQEHVTDMSESLCTFLPGLSKLLLPRINPFSLIGFGCSIALLITYFLIDKHQFYIVDPWAAIAIAIMTFGTMFPMSSYTGKILLQTTPSHILGQLDKVLREASTLKGVLEFRHEHFWTLSFGTLAGSVQVRVRRNADEQLVLAHVYSRLNNLVHQLTIQIFKDDWTRSSAYPSFTGQSAGHYSQPHVTYPTPYSSNLPHSLPPVPQSNRQPIYINPV; the protein is encoded by the exons aTGAATGGTCTCACTACATCCCACTCATATCAAA AGGATGATAGGATTCATGGACTCAATACACAT ggAACAATTTATCCTTTCTCATCTCTTCACCAACCAACTACTTTAGGAATTTTTATCAGAGAACTTGCCAAGCTGATATATTCTCAAGAG GCCAAACAAATTTGCTGTTTTCTTGGGTTTTGTCTGATTTCAAGCATCCTTTTACTCTACTGGTGTCATTCTACCAACAGCATGg CACTGACAGCATTCAGCTTTCTTTTAATATTTGATGTACTCAG CCTTCTCACATGCTTGTTAAGTGTTTAGGTTCAATCTCAGCAGCCATCTAGTGCTTATTCTTTTGG CTATGAAAGGTTTGAAGTTCTTGCTGTTTTCTCTTGTACCATGCTTGCTCAACTTGgagccttttttattttaaaagaaag CATTGAATGTTTGCTGTTTCCACCTGATGTGCACAC AGGCAGACTACTGGTGGGAACAATGTATGGGCTGTTTGTTCATCTTTCTGTTATTTATGCTGTGAAGAACAGAGCCTTTAATCATGTGATAGATGCTTCTAGCTCTAGTTGGTTACAGGAACATGTTACTGATATGAGTGAAAG TTTGTGTACATTTTTACCAGGACTCAGCAAGTTACTATTGCCCAGAATAAACCCATTCTCTTTGATAGGCTTTGGTTGCAGTATTGCTTTACTTAtaacttattttcttattgaTAAACA TCAGTTCTACATTGTTGACCCTTGGGCTGCCATAGCCATTGCAATCATGACCTTTGGCACTATGTTTCCTATGAGTTCATATACTGGGAAAATATTATTGCAG ACTACTCCCTCTCATATACTGGGTCAACTGGACAAAGTTTTGAGAGAAGCCTCAACCCTAAAAGGAGTCCTGGAGTTTAGACATGAACACTTCTGGACACTTTCATTTGGAACTCtg GCAGGTTCAGTTCAAGTCAGAGTTCGAAGAAATGCAGATGAGCAGTTAGTGCTGGCTCATGTTTACAGCAGACTCAACAATCTTGTACATCAACTCACAATACAGATTTTCAAAGATGACTGGACTCGGTCTTCAGCATATCCATCATTTACTGGACAATCTGCTGGACACTATTCTCAACCCCATGTCACATATCCTACACCATATAGTAGTAACTTGCCACACTCACTTCCACCAGTCCCTCAGAGCAACAGACAGCCTATTTATATTAACCCAGTTTAA